Proteins encoded in a region of the bacterium genome:
- a CDS encoding DUF4340 domain-containing protein, which translates to MRSRATLVLAALLVVLGAAAALVAGPCSADRPREHGRALPGLAPADVQTIRIARSGAEVLLARAGSGWKLGAAKEAADAAAVDALLADLAALEVSAVVSKNAAKQEAYETDAAKGIVVRLEGAGGKLVAGFTVGKRGPDFASAYLKRDGAKEVLLVSRDVRTPLAKSAENWKEPPKPPAATPPSGQPKKP; encoded by the coding sequence GTGAGATCGCGCGCGACGCTCGTCCTCGCCGCGCTCCTCGTCGTGCTGGGCGCCGCGGCCGCGCTCGTGGCGGGCCCGTGCAGCGCGGACCGGCCGCGCGAGCATGGGCGGGCGCTGCCCGGGCTCGCGCCGGCGGACGTGCAGACCATCCGCATCGCGCGGTCCGGCGCCGAGGTGCTGCTGGCGCGCGCGGGCTCCGGGTGGAAGCTCGGCGCGGCGAAGGAGGCGGCTGACGCCGCGGCGGTCGACGCGTTGCTCGCGGACCTGGCGGCGCTCGAGGTGAGCGCCGTGGTCTCGAAGAACGCCGCGAAGCAGGAGGCCTACGAGACGGACGCGGCGAAGGGGATCGTCGTCCGGCTCGAGGGCGCGGGCGGCAAGCTCGTTGCGGGCTTCACGGTCGGCAAGCGGGGACCCGATTTCGCGAGTGCGTACCTCAAGCGCGACGGCGCGAAGGAGGTCCTGCTCGTCTCGCGCGACGTGCGGACGCCGCTGGCGAAGTCCGCGGAGAACTGGAAGGAACCGCCGAAGCCTCCTGCCGCGACGCCTCCCTCTGGTCAGCCGAAGAAGCCGTAG
- a CDS encoding ABC transporter permease subunit — protein sequence MRAAWAIAVKEFRGAFASPIAYAWLVVFLGFTSWFFFRGFFVLGLATMRGFFSLLPWTLVFLLPALTMRLWSEERKLGTLEVLLTWPVRESEAVAGKFLGGLGLLAVSLAGTLPLAATVFALGDPDPGPVLAGYCGLLLFGAAGLAIGSYASALTENQIVAYIGGVALTFALFVAGEDFVLVAAPGFLAPLLSSVGLGARFWSIGRGVIDSRDVLYFVAVTLFFLYLTVRRLQESRA from the coding sequence GCCATCGCCGTCAAGGAGTTCCGCGGCGCCTTCGCCTCGCCGATCGCCTACGCCTGGCTCGTCGTCTTCCTCGGCTTCACGAGCTGGTTCTTCTTCCGCGGCTTCTTCGTGCTCGGCCTGGCGACGATGCGCGGCTTCTTCAGCCTGCTGCCGTGGACGCTCGTCTTCCTCCTGCCGGCGCTGACGATGCGCCTCTGGTCGGAGGAGCGCAAGCTCGGGACGCTCGAGGTGCTGCTGACCTGGCCGGTGCGCGAGAGCGAGGCCGTGGCCGGCAAGTTCCTCGGCGGGCTGGGGCTCCTCGCCGTGAGCCTGGCCGGGACGCTGCCGCTGGCGGCGACGGTGTTCGCGCTCGGCGACCCCGACCCGGGGCCCGTGCTCGCCGGGTACTGCGGGCTGCTGCTGTTCGGCGCCGCCGGGCTGGCGATCGGCAGCTACGCCTCGGCGCTGACGGAGAACCAGATCGTGGCGTACATCGGCGGGGTGGCGCTGACGTTCGCGCTCTTCGTCGCCGGCGAGGACTTCGTGCTCGTCGCCGCGCCGGGCTTCCTCGCCCCGCTGCTCTCGTCGGTGGGCCTCGGCGCCCGCTTCTGGAGCATCGGGCGCGGGGTGATCGACAGCCGCGACGTGCTGTACTTCGTCGCGGTCACGCTCTTCTTCCTCTACCTGACCGTGCGGCGGCTCCAGGAGAGCCGCGCCTAG
- a CDS encoding GldG family protein, producing MATHRRLLRLNRMAQTALLAGVLVAANVVAQRWFARWDLTQRREYTLAPATKKLLAALDDRVVVNAYFSRQLPPYLVHLRRQVQDVLEEYRAFSHGNLDLEFVDPGPDAGAEQRMRALGIPKLQLEVLERDQFQLSNVYLGLVVLHGGRQEVLPVIQDTGNLEYELTAALLRLTSPQKKAVGWIGAPEADPRERQADPLRRELGRLYDLRDLQAEGLTAVPEGVATLVVAGPRDLDEKARFAIDQFVMRGGRAVFLVDHFEIPEGSLEAIPLEAGVHELLERYGVKVARDVIGEPRLNAPAAFSSGFMQFRIAYPWWVRVPAAALDREQPITSRLEGLVLPWASGVEPLAALPAGVKATVLAKASPDAFAVTGSYDFSPQPRGREGGGQKAPAGGRPLAVLLTGKFPSFWRGKAAPAGAPAGQVRGESAETSVLVVGTSRLAQAEFLRQFPEDGAFILNAIDWMTLGPDLIGIRSRVSEERVLAPVSERAKSAIKLFNVIAIPLLVALVGIVRLNARRRQRGEA from the coding sequence ATGGCGACGCACCGGCGGCTGCTGCGGCTCAACCGGATGGCGCAGACCGCGCTGCTCGCGGGCGTGCTCGTGGCGGCCAACGTCGTCGCGCAGCGCTGGTTCGCGCGCTGGGACCTGACGCAGCGGCGCGAGTACACGCTGGCGCCCGCGACGAAGAAGCTGCTCGCGGCGCTCGACGACCGGGTCGTCGTCAACGCCTACTTCAGCCGGCAGCTCCCGCCGTATCTCGTGCACCTGCGCCGCCAGGTGCAGGACGTGCTCGAGGAGTACCGGGCGTTCTCGCACGGCAACCTCGACCTGGAGTTCGTCGACCCGGGCCCGGACGCCGGCGCCGAGCAGCGCATGCGGGCGCTCGGGATCCCGAAGCTGCAACTCGAGGTCCTCGAGCGCGACCAGTTCCAGCTCTCGAACGTCTACCTCGGGCTCGTCGTGCTGCACGGCGGGCGCCAGGAGGTGCTGCCGGTCATCCAGGACACCGGCAACCTCGAGTACGAGCTGACTGCGGCGCTGCTGCGCCTGACGAGCCCGCAGAAGAAGGCCGTCGGCTGGATCGGGGCCCCGGAGGCGGACCCGCGCGAGCGGCAGGCGGACCCGTTGCGGCGCGAGCTGGGGCGGCTCTACGACCTGCGGGATCTGCAGGCCGAGGGGCTCACCGCGGTGCCGGAGGGCGTCGCGACCCTCGTGGTCGCCGGTCCGCGCGACCTGGACGAGAAGGCGCGCTTCGCCATCGACCAGTTCGTGATGCGCGGCGGCCGCGCGGTCTTCCTCGTCGATCACTTCGAGATCCCCGAGGGGTCGCTCGAGGCGATCCCCCTGGAGGCGGGCGTCCACGAACTGCTCGAGCGCTACGGGGTGAAGGTGGCGCGCGACGTCATCGGCGAGCCGCGCCTGAACGCGCCCGCCGCGTTCTCCTCGGGCTTCATGCAGTTCCGCATCGCCTACCCCTGGTGGGTCCGCGTCCCGGCGGCGGCGCTGGATCGCGAGCAGCCGATCACCTCGCGCCTCGAGGGCCTCGTCCTGCCGTGGGCGAGCGGCGTCGAGCCGCTGGCGGCGCTCCCCGCCGGCGTCAAGGCGACGGTGCTGGCGAAGGCTTCGCCGGACGCCTTCGCGGTCACGGGCAGTTACGACTTCTCGCCGCAGCCGCGGGGGCGCGAGGGCGGGGGGCAGAAGGCACCCGCTGGCGGCCGCCCCCTGGCCGTGCTGCTGACGGGGAAGTTCCCGAGTTTCTGGAGGGGCAAGGCGGCGCCCGCCGGCGCGCCGGCCGGCCAGGTGCGCGGCGAGAGCGCCGAGACGTCGGTCCTGGTGGTCGGCACGTCGCGGCTGGCCCAGGCCGAGTTCCTGCGCCAGTTCCCCGAGGATGGCGCCTTCATCCTCAACGCGATCGACTGGATGACCCTGGGGCCGGACTTGATCGGCATCCGCTCGCGCGTTTCCGAGGAGCGCGTGCTCGCGCCGGTGTCGGAGCGCGCGAAGTCGGCGATCAAGCTCTTCAACGTGATCGCGATCCCGCTGCTCGTGGCGCTGGTCGGCATCGTGCGCCTCAACGCCCGCCGGCGGCAGAGGGGCGAGGCGTGA